From the Leucobacter tenebrionis genome, one window contains:
- a CDS encoding sulfite exporter TauE/SafE family protein: MTQSIRPSIIVLALLGAATGLLSGLFGIGGGVVLVPMLVMFLGFEQRLAAGTSVAAILPAAVVGGIGYSLQGNVDWIAAVLLAVGVVIGAQIGSYLLSRVPTGFLRWMFMAFLLGVVISLWFVIPQRDAEIDITLLTGSLLVLTGLITGVLSGLLGVGGGVIVVPVLMFFFGSSDLIAKGTSLIMLIPGSISGTLGNVRRRNVDLRSAAVLGIAASVLSPLGSVIATHIPPFWSNVAFSILLAFILGQMLFKALRKK, translated from the coding sequence ATGACTCAATCCATCCGTCCCAGCATCATCGTCCTCGCGCTGCTCGGCGCCGCCACGGGCCTGCTCTCAGGCCTCTTCGGCATCGGAGGCGGTGTGGTGCTCGTGCCGATGCTCGTGATGTTCCTCGGCTTCGAGCAGCGTCTCGCCGCCGGAACGTCGGTCGCCGCGATCCTCCCCGCCGCCGTCGTCGGCGGTATCGGATACTCGCTCCAGGGCAATGTCGACTGGATCGCGGCCGTGCTGCTCGCCGTCGGCGTGGTGATCGGCGCGCAGATCGGCAGCTACCTGCTCTCGAGGGTTCCCACCGGCTTCCTGCGCTGGATGTTCATGGCCTTCCTGCTCGGAGTCGTGATCAGTCTGTGGTTCGTGATCCCGCAGCGAGACGCCGAGATCGACATCACGCTGCTCACCGGATCGCTGCTGGTGCTGACCGGTCTGATCACCGGTGTGCTCTCGGGGTTGCTGGGCGTGGGCGGCGGTGTGATCGTCGTGCCGGTGCTGATGTTCTTCTTCGGGTCGAGCGACCTCATCGCGAAGGGCACGTCGCTGATCATGCTCATCCCGGGATCGATCTCGGGCACACTCGGCAATGTGCGCCGCCGCAACGTCGACCTCAGATCCGCCGCAGTGCTGGGCATCGCCGCGAGCGTGCTCTCCCCCCTCGGCTCGGTGATCGCGACGCATATCCCGCCCTTCTGGTCGAACGTCGCGTTCTCGATCCTGCTCGCCTTCATCCTGGGCCAGATGCTCTTCAAGGCGCTGCGCAAGAAGTAG